The following proteins are encoded in a genomic region of Candidatus Eisenbacteria bacterium:
- a CDS encoding peroxiredoxin, with amino-acid sequence MAGGVGASNAAAVPQVGDRAPDFALPYATRDSVSRDSLVLSSLVGKRNLVLAFYPADWSGGCTKEVCAFRDNFAELGQLNADVIGISGDYVYSHYEWAKHHNLPFRLAADHNHEVAKRYGSFNDANGYNRRTVFVIDKSGKIAYADLAYSARDAASFDKLRAALKGLK; translated from the coding sequence ATGGCCGGTGGCGTCGGTGCCTCGAACGCCGCTGCGGTTCCGCAAGTCGGAGACCGTGCACCCGACTTCGCACTGCCCTATGCCACCCGAGATTCGGTGAGCCGTGACTCCCTCGTGCTCTCGTCGCTGGTCGGGAAACGCAATCTGGTCCTGGCCTTCTATCCCGCCGACTGGAGCGGCGGCTGCACCAAGGAGGTATGCGCCTTCCGCGACAACTTCGCGGAGCTTGGACAGCTGAACGCCGATGTGATCGGAATCAGCGGGGACTATGTGTACTCCCATTACGAATGGGCCAAGCATCACAACCTGCCGTTCCGTCTGGCGGCCGACCACAATCATGAAGTCGCGAAGCGGTACGGGTCCTTCAACGATGCCAACGGCTACAATCGGCGCACGGTGTTCGTCATCGACAAGTCGGGCAAGATCGCATACGCCGACCTGGCCTACAGCGCTCGCGACGCAGCTTCATTCGACAAGCTCCGGGCGGCGCTCAAGGGGCTGAAGTGA